A genomic window from Ignavibacteriales bacterium includes:
- the menC gene encoding o-succinylbenzoate synthase yields the protein MRIDSITLREIHLPLKEPFRISSGVTDIRRICLLELMSSEGVIEWSECVAGEEPNYSYETVDTAWLALREWIAPRILGKEIKSPREVYPLLEADFRGHSMAKAGAEMGIWALSARTAGVPLSNLLGGVRGEIEVGISIGIQESPQILLEKVQRSLERGYRKIKMKIEPGKDIEFVRFVRKAVGSNPHLMVDANNAYEERDFATLCQLDQFDLMMIEQPLACDDLVRHAKLQKMLRTPLCLDESITSVERAQDMIELGSGRIVNIKPGRVGGFTSSIAIHDLCARHGIPVWCGGMLESGVGRAHNVALASLKNFTLPGDISPSDRYWVRDIVHPEWTMDTEGKITVPRSKPGIGVSVDIGRIDELTVRREVLRV from the coding sequence GTGCGAATCGATTCCATCACTCTCCGCGAGATCCATCTCCCTCTGAAAGAGCCGTTCAGGATTTCTTCAGGAGTCACAGACATTCGAAGGATCTGCCTCCTCGAGCTCATGAGTTCGGAGGGAGTCATCGAATGGAGCGAGTGTGTTGCCGGTGAAGAACCAAACTATTCATACGAAACTGTCGATACAGCCTGGCTTGCTCTGCGTGAATGGATCGCCCCCCGCATTCTCGGGAAGGAAATCAAGAGCCCGCGGGAAGTGTATCCGTTGCTCGAGGCAGATTTTCGCGGCCACTCCATGGCGAAGGCAGGTGCCGAGATGGGAATCTGGGCGTTGTCGGCCCGGACGGCCGGAGTGCCGCTCTCAAACCTTCTTGGAGGAGTGAGAGGGGAAATCGAGGTAGGGATTTCGATCGGAATTCAGGAAAGCCCTCAGATTCTGCTCGAAAAGGTGCAACGCAGTCTCGAGCGGGGATACCGGAAGATCAAGATGAAGATCGAGCCGGGCAAAGACATTGAGTTCGTCCGCTTCGTCCGCAAAGCGGTGGGCTCGAATCCGCACCTGATGGTCGACGCGAACAATGCCTACGAAGAAAGAGACTTCGCAACGCTGTGTCAGCTTGACCAGTTCGATCTCATGATGATCGAACAGCCGCTGGCCTGCGATGACCTCGTACGCCATGCAAAGCTGCAGAAAATGCTCAGGACACCACTGTGTCTCGACGAATCCATCACGAGCGTCGAACGGGCTCAGGATATGATCGAACTTGGCAGCGGGCGGATTGTCAACATCAAACCCGGCAGGGTGGGGGGCTTTACGTCATCGATTGCCATCCACGATCTCTGTGCGCGGCACGGAATCCCGGTTTGGTGCGGCGGCATGCTCGAAAGCGGAGTCGGCAGGGCGCACAATGTGGCACTTGCCTCGCTGAAGAATTTCACCTTGCCCGGCGACATTTCTCCGAGCGACAGGTACTGGGTGCGGGATATCGTTCATCCTGAATGGACGATGGACACGGAAGGGAAAATCACCGTTCCGAGGTCGAAACCGGGAATAGGTGTCTCGGTCGACATCGGTCGCATTGATGAGCTGACGGTGCGTCGTGAAGTATTGCGTGTCTGA